A window of the Osmia lignaria lignaria isolate PbOS001 chromosome 2, iyOsmLign1, whole genome shotgun sequence genome harbors these coding sequences:
- the LOC117608560 gene encoding acyl-CoA:lysophosphatidylglycerol acyltransferase 1 isoform X1: MTDISSPSTFTRIINNVLTFIKCIARTGFVILNNIYCIPTYAVWMTLLFPVKFYQPQVYWRIEGLFFHWLLAMVSMWTWSAGYDIIEQGDDIQKIISERTLVIANHQSTGDVPMLMTTFNAKPNVLPNLMWIMDRIFKFTNFGIVSVLHKDFFIVSGRKKREESLKQLEKHLKEAYIPLNRKWMVLFPEGGFLCKRRETSQKYAKKNNLPILENVTLPRVGAMQTIFDTVGPSQENNSTEQELNNRPSTAIAKPTINWVLDITIAYPQGKPIDLPTIITGSRPPCETVLFYRIYPSSVVPREPELLSKWLYDRWAEKETLLDNFYKYGTFLGKQASANEGSKIHQDPLRFLVLHLFFITSSYIHYNIFTYVLSCFW; the protein is encoded by the exons AATAATCAATAATGTGTTGACTTTTATAAAATGTATTGCTAGAACCGGTTTTGTGATACTCAACAATATTTATTGTATACCTACATATGCAGTATGGATGACATTATTGTTCCCTGTAAAATTTTATCAACCACAAGTATATTGGCGGATCGAAGGGCTATTTTTCCATTGGTTACTAGCAATGGTTTCAATGTGGACTTGGTCTGCAGGCTATGATA taATAGAGCAAGGTGATgatatacaaaaaattattagtGAAAGGACTTTAGTAATAGCAAATCATCAAAGTACTGGCGATGTTCCTATGCTAATGACAACTTTTAATGCAAAGCCAAATGTGTTACCTAATTTAATGTGGATTATGGATAGGATTTTCAAATTCACAAACTTTGGTATAGTTTCTGTTTTACATAAGGACTTCTTTATTGTATCT GGACGTAAAAAACGGGAGGAAAGTTTAAAGCAGTTAGAAAAACATTTGAAAGAGGCATATATTCCACTGAATAGAAAATGGATGGTTTTGTTCCCAGAAGGAGGTTTTTTATGTAAAAGAAGAGAAACCTCACAAAAGTATGCTAAAAAGAATAATCTGCCAATTCTAGAAAATGTTACTTTACCACGGGTAGGAGCAATGCAAACTATATTTGATACAGTTGGTCCATCACAAGAAAATAATAGTACAGAACAAGAGTTAAATAATAGACCAA GTACAGCCATAGCTAAACCAACAATTAATTGGGTTCTTGATATAACAATAGCATATCCTCAGGGTAAACCAATTGACTTACCTACAATTATTACTGGTTCTAGACCACCATGTGAAACAGTTTTGTTTTATCGAATTTATCCTAGTTCAGTG GTTCCGCGAGAACCCGAATTATTGTCTAAATGGTTGTATGATAGGTGGGCTGAAAAAGAGACACTTTTGGATAATTTTTATAAGTATGGAACGTTTCTTGGTAAACAAGCATCTGCTAATGAAGGTTCCAAGATCCATCAGGATCCATTAAGATTCCTAGTCCTTCACTTATTTTTCATAACATCTAGTTATatacattataatatatttacatatgtacTATCTTGCTTCTGGTAA
- the LOC117608560 gene encoding acyl-CoA:lysophosphatidylglycerol acyltransferase 1 isoform X3 — MHFQIYLKNKITGFVILNNIYCIPTYAVWMTLLFPVKFYQPQVYWRIEGLFFHWLLAMVSMWTWSAGYDIIEQGDDIQKIISERTLVIANHQSTGDVPMLMTTFNAKPNVLPNLMWIMDRIFKFTNFGIVSVLHKDFFIVSGRKKREESLKQLEKHLKEAYIPLNRKWMVLFPEGGFLCKRRETSQKYAKKNNLPILENVTLPRVGAMQTIFDTVGPSQENNSTEQELNNRPSTAIAKPTINWVLDITIAYPQGKPIDLPTIITGSRPPCETVLFYRIYPSSVVPREPELLSKWLYDRWAEKETLLDNFYKYGTFLGKQASANEGSKIHQDPLRFLVLHLFFITSSYIHYNIFTYVLSCFW; from the exons AACCGGTTTTGTGATACTCAACAATATTTATTGTATACCTACATATGCAGTATGGATGACATTATTGTTCCCTGTAAAATTTTATCAACCACAAGTATATTGGCGGATCGAAGGGCTATTTTTCCATTGGTTACTAGCAATGGTTTCAATGTGGACTTGGTCTGCAGGCTATGATA taATAGAGCAAGGTGATgatatacaaaaaattattagtGAAAGGACTTTAGTAATAGCAAATCATCAAAGTACTGGCGATGTTCCTATGCTAATGACAACTTTTAATGCAAAGCCAAATGTGTTACCTAATTTAATGTGGATTATGGATAGGATTTTCAAATTCACAAACTTTGGTATAGTTTCTGTTTTACATAAGGACTTCTTTATTGTATCT GGACGTAAAAAACGGGAGGAAAGTTTAAAGCAGTTAGAAAAACATTTGAAAGAGGCATATATTCCACTGAATAGAAAATGGATGGTTTTGTTCCCAGAAGGAGGTTTTTTATGTAAAAGAAGAGAAACCTCACAAAAGTATGCTAAAAAGAATAATCTGCCAATTCTAGAAAATGTTACTTTACCACGGGTAGGAGCAATGCAAACTATATTTGATACAGTTGGTCCATCACAAGAAAATAATAGTACAGAACAAGAGTTAAATAATAGACCAA GTACAGCCATAGCTAAACCAACAATTAATTGGGTTCTTGATATAACAATAGCATATCCTCAGGGTAAACCAATTGACTTACCTACAATTATTACTGGTTCTAGACCACCATGTGAAACAGTTTTGTTTTATCGAATTTATCCTAGTTCAGTG GTTCCGCGAGAACCCGAATTATTGTCTAAATGGTTGTATGATAGGTGGGCTGAAAAAGAGACACTTTTGGATAATTTTTATAAGTATGGAACGTTTCTTGGTAAACAAGCATCTGCTAATGAAGGTTCCAAGATCCATCAGGATCCATTAAGATTCCTAGTCCTTCACTTATTTTTCATAACATCTAGTTATatacattataatatatttacatatgtacTATCTTGCTTCTGGTAA
- the LOC117608560 gene encoding acyl-CoA:lysophosphatidylglycerol acyltransferase 1 isoform X2: MTDISSPSTFTRTGFVILNNIYCIPTYAVWMTLLFPVKFYQPQVYWRIEGLFFHWLLAMVSMWTWSAGYDIIEQGDDIQKIISERTLVIANHQSTGDVPMLMTTFNAKPNVLPNLMWIMDRIFKFTNFGIVSVLHKDFFIVSGRKKREESLKQLEKHLKEAYIPLNRKWMVLFPEGGFLCKRRETSQKYAKKNNLPILENVTLPRVGAMQTIFDTVGPSQENNSTEQELNNRPSTAIAKPTINWVLDITIAYPQGKPIDLPTIITGSRPPCETVLFYRIYPSSVVPREPELLSKWLYDRWAEKETLLDNFYKYGTFLGKQASANEGSKIHQDPLRFLVLHLFFITSSYIHYNIFTYVLSCFW; encoded by the exons AACCGGTTTTGTGATACTCAACAATATTTATTGTATACCTACATATGCAGTATGGATGACATTATTGTTCCCTGTAAAATTTTATCAACCACAAGTATATTGGCGGATCGAAGGGCTATTTTTCCATTGGTTACTAGCAATGGTTTCAATGTGGACTTGGTCTGCAGGCTATGATA taATAGAGCAAGGTGATgatatacaaaaaattattagtGAAAGGACTTTAGTAATAGCAAATCATCAAAGTACTGGCGATGTTCCTATGCTAATGACAACTTTTAATGCAAAGCCAAATGTGTTACCTAATTTAATGTGGATTATGGATAGGATTTTCAAATTCACAAACTTTGGTATAGTTTCTGTTTTACATAAGGACTTCTTTATTGTATCT GGACGTAAAAAACGGGAGGAAAGTTTAAAGCAGTTAGAAAAACATTTGAAAGAGGCATATATTCCACTGAATAGAAAATGGATGGTTTTGTTCCCAGAAGGAGGTTTTTTATGTAAAAGAAGAGAAACCTCACAAAAGTATGCTAAAAAGAATAATCTGCCAATTCTAGAAAATGTTACTTTACCACGGGTAGGAGCAATGCAAACTATATTTGATACAGTTGGTCCATCACAAGAAAATAATAGTACAGAACAAGAGTTAAATAATAGACCAA GTACAGCCATAGCTAAACCAACAATTAATTGGGTTCTTGATATAACAATAGCATATCCTCAGGGTAAACCAATTGACTTACCTACAATTATTACTGGTTCTAGACCACCATGTGAAACAGTTTTGTTTTATCGAATTTATCCTAGTTCAGTG GTTCCGCGAGAACCCGAATTATTGTCTAAATGGTTGTATGATAGGTGGGCTGAAAAAGAGACACTTTTGGATAATTTTTATAAGTATGGAACGTTTCTTGGTAAACAAGCATCTGCTAATGAAGGTTCCAAGATCCATCAGGATCCATTAAGATTCCTAGTCCTTCACTTATTTTTCATAACATCTAGTTATatacattataatatatttacatatgtacTATCTTGCTTCTGGTAA
- the LOC117608560 gene encoding acyl-CoA:lysophosphatidylglycerol acyltransferase 1 isoform X4 has protein sequence MTLLFPVKFYQPQVYWRIEGLFFHWLLAMVSMWTWSAGYDIIEQGDDIQKIISERTLVIANHQSTGDVPMLMTTFNAKPNVLPNLMWIMDRIFKFTNFGIVSVLHKDFFIVSGRKKREESLKQLEKHLKEAYIPLNRKWMVLFPEGGFLCKRRETSQKYAKKNNLPILENVTLPRVGAMQTIFDTVGPSQENNSTEQELNNRPSTAIAKPTINWVLDITIAYPQGKPIDLPTIITGSRPPCETVLFYRIYPSSVVPREPELLSKWLYDRWAEKETLLDNFYKYGTFLGKQASANEGSKIHQDPLRFLVLHLFFITSSYIHYNIFTYVLSCFW, from the exons ATGACATTATTGTTCCCTGTAAAATTTTATCAACCACAAGTATATTGGCGGATCGAAGGGCTATTTTTCCATTGGTTACTAGCAATGGTTTCAATGTGGACTTGGTCTGCAGGCTATGATA taATAGAGCAAGGTGATgatatacaaaaaattattagtGAAAGGACTTTAGTAATAGCAAATCATCAAAGTACTGGCGATGTTCCTATGCTAATGACAACTTTTAATGCAAAGCCAAATGTGTTACCTAATTTAATGTGGATTATGGATAGGATTTTCAAATTCACAAACTTTGGTATAGTTTCTGTTTTACATAAGGACTTCTTTATTGTATCT GGACGTAAAAAACGGGAGGAAAGTTTAAAGCAGTTAGAAAAACATTTGAAAGAGGCATATATTCCACTGAATAGAAAATGGATGGTTTTGTTCCCAGAAGGAGGTTTTTTATGTAAAAGAAGAGAAACCTCACAAAAGTATGCTAAAAAGAATAATCTGCCAATTCTAGAAAATGTTACTTTACCACGGGTAGGAGCAATGCAAACTATATTTGATACAGTTGGTCCATCACAAGAAAATAATAGTACAGAACAAGAGTTAAATAATAGACCAA GTACAGCCATAGCTAAACCAACAATTAATTGGGTTCTTGATATAACAATAGCATATCCTCAGGGTAAACCAATTGACTTACCTACAATTATTACTGGTTCTAGACCACCATGTGAAACAGTTTTGTTTTATCGAATTTATCCTAGTTCAGTG GTTCCGCGAGAACCCGAATTATTGTCTAAATGGTTGTATGATAGGTGGGCTGAAAAAGAGACACTTTTGGATAATTTTTATAAGTATGGAACGTTTCTTGGTAAACAAGCATCTGCTAATGAAGGTTCCAAGATCCATCAGGATCCATTAAGATTCCTAGTCCTTCACTTATTTTTCATAACATCTAGTTATatacattataatatatttacatatgtacTATCTTGCTTCTGGTAA
- the Naa20A gene encoding N-alpha-acetyltransferase 20 A produces the protein MTTLRPFTCNDLFKFNSVNLDPLTETYGLSFYTHYLAHWPEYFQVAESPTGEVMGYIMGKAEGQGENWHGHITALTVSPNYRRLGLAAMLIKFLEQVSEKKQAYFVDLFVRVSNKVAIKMYQQLGYIVYRTVLEYYSGDPDEDAFDMRKALSRDVKKKSVIPLTHPVRPEEVD, from the exons atgaCGACGCTCAGACCATTTACGTGCAATGATTTATTCAAGTTCAATAGTGT gaATTTAGATCCCCTCACGGAGACG TATGGACTTTCTTTTTACACACATTACTTGGCACATTGGCCAGAATATTTTCAAGTGGCAGAATCACCAACTGGTGAAGTAATGGGTTACA TCATGGGAAAGGCGGAAGGGCAGGGAGAGAATTGGCATGGTCACATAACAGCACTTACAGTTTCACCTAATTATAGAAGATTGGGTTTAGCTGCAATGTTGATAAAATTCTTAGAGCAGGTATCAGAAAA GAAACAGGCATACTTTGTAGATCTGTTTGTAAGAGTTAGTAATAAAGTCGCAATTAAAATGTACCAACAGTTGGGATATATTGTATATAGAACTGTTCTAGAATATTATAGCGGGGATCCAGATGAAGATGCCTTTG ataTGAGAAAAGCACTATCAAGAGACGTGAAGAAAAAATCAGTAATACCTTTAACTCATCCTGTAAGACCAGAGGAAGTGGATTAA